A DNA window from Paralichthys olivaceus isolate ysfri-2021 chromosome 3, ASM2471397v2, whole genome shotgun sequence contains the following coding sequences:
- the lmx1a gene encoding LIM homeobox transcription factor 1-alpha isoform X2, which translates to MDQKAVCAGCQRIITDRFLLRVTDCLWHEGCVRCAACGDALNNSCFLRDRKLYCKRDYADLFAVRCGGCTEAVSPAELVMRAGAAVFHLRCFTCSVCSCRLQTGDRCVLREGQLLCAREDYHQCLASPTSSDTGKSEDDEDDEEEEEEEEEEKVTGRRIRSEDLESKRPKRPRTILTTQQRRTFKASFEVSSKPCRKVRETLAAETGLSVRVVQVWFQNQRAKMKKLARRQQQQQEQQQTQEQHEHPSHHTAPPCGGLPSELERLGSSFSHSQQQQQKTQQQMGFTTLEQQDYDMDPFRQGLTPPQMPGDHMHPYGFKGLYGEMDREPLCHMADRDCLSLGGSSLLTPIDCLYSMQDSYFTS; encoded by the exons ATGGATCAGAAGGCGGTGTGTGCGGGATGTCAGCGCATCATCACGGACAGGTTCCTGCTCAGAGTCACTGACTGCCTCTGGCACGAGGGCTGCGTGCGGTGCGCGGCGTGCGGGGACGCGCTCAACAACTCCTGCTTTCTGCGGGACCGCAAACTTTACTGCAAGCGGGACTATGCTGA tctGTTTGCAGTGCGTTGTGGGGGCTGCACAGAGGCCGTGTCTCCTGCAGAGCTGGTGATGCGTGCAGGGGCCGCTGTGTTCCACCTGCGCTGCTTCACCTGCAGCGTTTGTTCCTGCCGCCTGCAGACCGGAGACCGCTGTGTCCTCAGGGAGGGACAGCTACTGTGTGCCAGAGAGGACTACCACCAGTGTCTGGCCAGTCCCACCTCCTCTGACACAG GTAaaagtgaagatgatgaagacgatgaggaggaggaggaggaggaggaggaggagaaagttaCCGGCAGGCGAATCAGATCAGAAGACCTGGAAAGTAAACGTCCTAAAAGACCTCGCACTATTTTGACCACCCAACAAAGAAGAACCTTTAAAGCCTCCTTCGAGGTCTCATCCAAGCCCTGTAGAAAG GTAAGGGAGACCTTGGCAGCAGAGACTGGCCTGAGCGTCCGAGTTGTGCAGGTCTGGTTCCAGAACCAAAGAGCCAAG ATGAAGAAATTGGCgaggagacagcagcagcaacaggagcagcagcagactcaGGAACAGCACGAGCACCCGTCACACCATACAG CGCCCCCCTGTGGTGGTTTGCCCTCTGAGCTGGAGCGCCTGGGCTCCTCTTTTTCccacagtcagcagcagcagcagaaaacgcAGCAGCAGATGGGGTTCACCACGCTCGAGCAGCAGGACTATGACATGGACCCCTTCAGACAGGGCCTGACCCCTCCTCAGATGCCGGGGGATCACATGCACCCCTACG gCTTCAAGGGCCTGTACGGTGAAATGGACAGAGAGCCTCTTTGTCATATGGCTGACAGGGACTGCCTCTCCCTGGGCGGCTCCTCTTTACTTACTCCTATTGACTGTCTTTACTCCATGCAGGACTCGTACTTCACCTCCTGA
- the lmx1a gene encoding LIM homeobox transcription factor 1-alpha isoform X1, which produces MERSPVSAGMDQKAVCAGCQRIITDRFLLRVTDCLWHEGCVRCAACGDALNNSCFLRDRKLYCKRDYADLFAVRCGGCTEAVSPAELVMRAGAAVFHLRCFTCSVCSCRLQTGDRCVLREGQLLCAREDYHQCLASPTSSDTGKSEDDEDDEEEEEEEEEEKVTGRRIRSEDLESKRPKRPRTILTTQQRRTFKASFEVSSKPCRKVRETLAAETGLSVRVVQVWFQNQRAKMKKLARRQQQQQEQQQTQEQHEHPSHHTAPPCGGLPSELERLGSSFSHSQQQQQKTQQQMGFTTLEQQDYDMDPFRQGLTPPQMPGDHMHPYGFKGLYGEMDREPLCHMADRDCLSLGGSSLLTPIDCLYSMQDSYFTS; this is translated from the exons ATGGAACGATCTCCCGTCAGTGCAGGTATGGATCAGAAGGCGGTGTGTGCGGGATGTCAGCGCATCATCACGGACAGGTTCCTGCTCAGAGTCACTGACTGCCTCTGGCACGAGGGCTGCGTGCGGTGCGCGGCGTGCGGGGACGCGCTCAACAACTCCTGCTTTCTGCGGGACCGCAAACTTTACTGCAAGCGGGACTATGCTGA tctGTTTGCAGTGCGTTGTGGGGGCTGCACAGAGGCCGTGTCTCCTGCAGAGCTGGTGATGCGTGCAGGGGCCGCTGTGTTCCACCTGCGCTGCTTCACCTGCAGCGTTTGTTCCTGCCGCCTGCAGACCGGAGACCGCTGTGTCCTCAGGGAGGGACAGCTACTGTGTGCCAGAGAGGACTACCACCAGTGTCTGGCCAGTCCCACCTCCTCTGACACAG GTAaaagtgaagatgatgaagacgatgaggaggaggaggaggaggaggaggaggagaaagttaCCGGCAGGCGAATCAGATCAGAAGACCTGGAAAGTAAACGTCCTAAAAGACCTCGCACTATTTTGACCACCCAACAAAGAAGAACCTTTAAAGCCTCCTTCGAGGTCTCATCCAAGCCCTGTAGAAAG GTAAGGGAGACCTTGGCAGCAGAGACTGGCCTGAGCGTCCGAGTTGTGCAGGTCTGGTTCCAGAACCAAAGAGCCAAG ATGAAGAAATTGGCgaggagacagcagcagcaacaggagcagcagcagactcaGGAACAGCACGAGCACCCGTCACACCATACAG CGCCCCCCTGTGGTGGTTTGCCCTCTGAGCTGGAGCGCCTGGGCTCCTCTTTTTCccacagtcagcagcagcagcagaaaacgcAGCAGCAGATGGGGTTCACCACGCTCGAGCAGCAGGACTATGACATGGACCCCTTCAGACAGGGCCTGACCCCTCCTCAGATGCCGGGGGATCACATGCACCCCTACG gCTTCAAGGGCCTGTACGGTGAAATGGACAGAGAGCCTCTTTGTCATATGGCTGACAGGGACTGCCTCTCCCTGGGCGGCTCCTCTTTACTTACTCCTATTGACTGTCTTTACTCCATGCAGGACTCGTACTTCACCTCCTGA